In Williamwhitmania sp., a genomic segment contains:
- the rpsO gene encoding 30S ribosomal protein S15, producing the protein MNYLTAEQKQDIFKTFGTSSTDTGSSESQVALFTTRINHLTEHLKVHRKDYATQRSLLKLVGKRRRLLDYLKDTEIERYRAIVKALNLRK; encoded by the coding sequence ATGAATTATCTTACTGCTGAACAGAAGCAAGACATTTTTAAGACTTTCGGTACGTCTTCTACCGATACCGGTTCCTCTGAAAGCCAAGTCGCTCTTTTTACAACCAGAATTAATCATCTTACCGAGCATTTAAAGGTGCATCGTAAGGATTATGCAACTCAACGTTCGTTGTTGAAGTTGGTTGGAAAGCGCCGCAGACTTTTGGATTATCTAAAGGATACCGAGATCGAGAGATATCGCGCGATTGTTAAGGCTTTAAATCTGCGTAAATAA
- a CDS encoding SDR family oxidoreductase, with protein MKILIVGSNSFVGQKVALAQIASFPDNNLFLCSLGNNRLSSLPVPFYRADITDKPSLAKVFDEVQPDVVINTAAIASPDACEQNKDLALRINVQGAATTAELATLYDAHLVHLSTDFVFNGCKPFLTEDDVPDPVNYYGFTKLESERVVSAYASSYAIVRTVSVYGYLASLTRLNFILRVQQALENKKEYRVPNDQFRTPTLVEDLAKAILVIGTNRIEGLFHISGEEGLTNYEFGRRVATIFGLDEGLLIPVSTAELEEKAARPLNTGFSIAKARQVFGFKPMDTNEGLLFVKRQMAKEF; from the coding sequence GTGAAGATATTAATTGTTGGCAGCAACAGCTTTGTTGGCCAAAAAGTTGCGCTGGCCCAGATTGCTAGCTTTCCAGACAATAATCTGTTTTTGTGCTCGCTGGGCAACAACCGGTTATCCTCGTTGCCGGTGCCATTCTACCGTGCAGACATTACCGATAAGCCATCACTGGCTAAGGTGTTTGATGAGGTACAACCCGATGTGGTAATAAATACCGCCGCCATTGCGAGCCCCGATGCCTGTGAACAGAATAAGGACCTCGCCTTGCGAATTAACGTTCAGGGAGCAGCAACCACTGCCGAGCTAGCTACCCTCTACGATGCCCATTTGGTGCACCTTTCCACCGATTTTGTGTTCAACGGATGCAAGCCATTCCTCACCGAGGACGATGTGCCAGATCCGGTGAACTACTACGGCTTCACCAAGCTAGAGAGTGAGAGGGTGGTGAGTGCCTATGCTAGCTCGTATGCCATTGTGAGAACAGTGTCAGTATATGGCTACTTAGCATCCCTTACAAGGTTGAACTTTATTCTTCGTGTACAGCAGGCACTGGAGAATAAGAAGGAGTACCGCGTTCCCAACGACCAGTTCCGAACGCCAACTCTCGTTGAAGACCTAGCCAAGGCCATTTTGGTTATAGGCACCAACCGCATCGAAGGACTTTTCCACATATCGGGTGAGGAGGGGCTTACCAACTATGAGTTTGGGCGAAGAGTTGCAACCATTTTTGGGCTCGATGAAGGCCTGCTCATTCCTGTGAGCACAGCTGAGCTAGAGGAGAAGGCAGCACGACCGCTAAATACTGGATTTTCGATTGCCAAAGCAAGGCAAGTTTTTGGGTTTAAGCCAATGGATACTAACGAAGGCTTGCTGTTTGTTAAAAGGCAGATGGCTAAGGAGTTTTAG